Proteins from one Ramlibacter sp. PS4R-6 genomic window:
- a CDS encoding GGDEF domain-containing protein, whose amino-acid sequence MIPAFEATAAFAPSLMPAEREQALPLASRWLRRLLRPQSAAAPDAMDRSTGLFNRAGLFAAAKDEQRRRGAGVPVSAIVLEFSDLPEVRDIYGAAIARKVVDRLVRRLRSVAGAQGLVGRTGPMQFTVVFVGAGEGKALKQLQRGLGQPARVEFDAGDSEIVLVPEFVVDEMEPGAPSLRGLYGDMARELARMQMDERRRLNYLTSERERHSRPMAIRH is encoded by the coding sequence ATGATCCCCGCTTTCGAAGCCACTGCCGCTTTCGCACCTTCCCTGATGCCGGCGGAGCGCGAGCAGGCGCTGCCGCTGGCGTCCCGGTGGTTGCGCAGGCTGTTGCGCCCGCAGTCCGCGGCCGCGCCCGATGCAATGGACCGCAGCACCGGGCTGTTCAACCGCGCCGGGCTGTTCGCCGCCGCCAAGGACGAGCAGCGCCGCCGCGGCGCCGGTGTTCCCGTCAGCGCGATCGTCCTGGAGTTCTCCGACCTGCCCGAGGTGCGCGACATCTACGGCGCCGCCATTGCCCGCAAGGTCGTCGACCGGCTCGTGCGACGGCTGCGCAGCGTGGCGGGCGCCCAGGGCCTCGTGGGCCGCACGGGCCCGATGCAGTTCACCGTGGTGTTCGTCGGCGCCGGCGAAGGCAAGGCCCTGAAGCAGTTGCAGCGCGGGCTGGGCCAGCCCGCGCGCGTGGAGTTCGACGCCGGCGACAGCGAGATCGTGCTGGTCCCGGAATTCGTCGTGGACGAAATGGAACCCGGCGCCCCCTCGCTCCGTGGCCTGTACGGGGACATGGCGCGCGAACTCGCGCGCATGCAAATGGACGAACGGCGCCGGCTGAACTACCTCACGTCCGAGCGCGAGCGGCATTCGCGGCCGATGGCGATCCGGCACTGA
- a CDS encoding response regulator transcription factor, translated as MKPKAQDKVVRVVLADDHDLVRSGIKALLSMVEGVEVIAEARDGRELVTLVDSLNPDVVMTDISMPGMDGITAIAEIHEKHPQVRMLVLSMYDTVDFVKRAVANGACGYLMKDAPPFELEQAVRSVMATGSYFSPAIAQRLLQPSEPTVDDELTHRQVEILKLIAQGRASKEIAYELGLSPKTVDVHRARIMERLQLNDIASLTRYAVRKGLVKA; from the coding sequence ATGAAACCCAAGGCGCAGGACAAGGTGGTGCGCGTCGTGCTCGCGGACGACCACGACCTGGTCCGCTCGGGCATCAAGGCGCTGCTGTCGATGGTCGAAGGCGTGGAGGTGATCGCCGAGGCGCGCGACGGCCGCGAACTGGTCACGCTGGTCGACAGCCTGAACCCCGACGTGGTGATGACCGACATCTCCATGCCGGGCATGGACGGCATCACGGCGATCGCCGAGATCCACGAGAAGCACCCGCAGGTGCGCATGCTGGTGCTGTCGATGTACGACACGGTCGACTTCGTCAAGCGCGCGGTGGCCAACGGTGCCTGCGGCTACCTGATGAAGGACGCGCCGCCGTTCGAGCTGGAACAGGCCGTGCGCAGCGTGATGGCCACGGGCAGCTACTTCAGCCCCGCGATCGCGCAGCGCCTGCTGCAGCCGTCGGAGCCGACGGTAGACGACGAGCTCACCCACCGCCAGGTGGAGATCCTCAAGCTGATCGCGCAGGGGCGTGCGTCGAAGGAGATCGCCTACGAGCTGGGCCTGTCGCCCAAGACGGTGGACGTGCACCGCGCCCGCATCATGGAGCGCCTGCAGCTGAACGACATCGCCAGCCTCACGCGCTACGCGGTGCGCAAGGGCCTGGTCAAGGCGTAG
- a CDS encoding tetratricopeptide repeat protein, with translation MVALAVSAQTSAVIRETQETRTGGTAQQEFDRLSEQEVDKAGDPAFDLPFAIAANEAGQFTRAIIALERVLAMQPGNERARAEMGRALYGVGDHKAARALLSESREKGFTAVAGETIDQLLHAIDRVEAEGRSSAKGYLEAQAGWDSNINSAPGLNNVAVPAYGGTILAVDPAGTKKKGWYGAWTAGASGRLVLGPRFSLIGTAIGRRQDFARANANQSNWQFDISAGASYRVERDEYTLALQAGSYAIDDDRVRDHAGLVGEWTYRFDGFRQFNLYFQTGRLTYPLSHTSDANRHVVGFTYAHLTAKGLWAYGGAYVGVENTVNAGFEHLGHHLVGARGGLQFPIADALGGFLAGGFEARRYGGADPLFLVQRRDNQFNLSAGLSWVPMPQWRVTPQIGWARASSTVPLARYHKFAGSVAIRREF, from the coding sequence ATGGTCGCGCTCGCCGTCAGCGCGCAGACGTCGGCGGTGATCCGGGAGACACAGGAAACCCGCACCGGCGGCACCGCGCAGCAGGAATTTGACCGCCTTTCCGAGCAGGAGGTCGACAAGGCCGGGGATCCCGCCTTCGACCTCCCGTTCGCCATCGCCGCGAACGAAGCCGGCCAGTTCACCCGCGCCATCATCGCCCTCGAGCGCGTTCTCGCGATGCAGCCCGGAAACGAGCGTGCACGCGCCGAAATGGGCCGCGCCCTGTACGGCGTGGGCGACCACAAGGCCGCGCGCGCCCTCCTGTCGGAGAGCCGGGAAAAGGGCTTCACCGCCGTCGCCGGCGAAACGATCGACCAGCTCCTGCACGCCATCGACCGCGTCGAGGCCGAAGGTCGCTCTTCCGCCAAGGGCTACCTCGAAGCGCAGGCCGGCTGGGACAGCAACATCAACAGCGCTCCGGGCCTGAACAACGTGGCCGTGCCCGCCTATGGCGGAACGATCCTCGCGGTGGACCCGGCCGGCACGAAGAAGAAGGGCTGGTACGGCGCATGGACGGCCGGCGCCTCGGGCCGGCTCGTGCTGGGCCCCCGGTTTTCCCTGATCGGCACGGCCATCGGGCGGCGCCAGGACTTCGCGCGCGCCAACGCCAACCAGAGCAACTGGCAGTTCGACATCTCCGCCGGCGCGTCCTACCGCGTCGAGCGGGACGAGTACACGCTGGCCTTGCAGGCCGGCTCGTATGCCATCGACGACGACCGCGTGCGTGACCATGCGGGCCTCGTCGGGGAGTGGACGTACCGCTTCGACGGCTTCCGCCAGTTCAACCTGTACTTCCAGACCGGCCGCCTGACCTATCCGCTGTCCCACACGTCGGATGCCAACCGCCACGTGGTCGGCTTCACGTACGCGCACCTCACGGCAAAGGGTCTCTGGGCCTACGGGGGCGCCTATGTCGGCGTCGAGAACACCGTCAACGCGGGCTTCGAGCACCTGGGCCACCACCTGGTCGGTGCGCGGGGCGGCTTGCAGTTTCCCATTGCCGATGCCCTGGGCGGGTTTCTGGCCGGCGGCTTCGAAGCCCGCCGTTACGGCGGAGCCGACCCCCTGTTCCTCGTGCAGCGGCGCGACAACCAGTTCAACCTGTCCGCGGGCCTGTCGTGGGTCCCCATGCCGCAGTGGCGCGTCACGCCCCAGATCGGGTGGGCGCGAGCGAGTTCCACGGTGCCGCTGGCGCGGTACCACAAGTTCGCCGGGTCCGTTGCGATCCGCCGAGAGTTCTGA
- a CDS encoding C40 family peptidase: protein MRKRLCFALFALAAASAQAAPATAEDDMGRFIADKGLLGQIEQVRATVADRTSELVVTAMGFLGVPYRRGGNDADTGFDCSGFVRSMYERTVGLVLPRLARDQAAATQPIDKRELQPGDLVFFNTMKRAFSHVGIYVGEGKFIHSPKPGAQVRVEDMQQSYWAHRFDGARRVLASQAQEAGAN, encoded by the coding sequence ATGCGCAAACGGCTGTGCTTCGCCCTCTTCGCCCTGGCGGCTGCCTCGGCGCAAGCCGCCCCGGCAACCGCCGAGGACGATATGGGCCGATTCATCGCCGACAAGGGCCTGCTCGGGCAGATCGAGCAGGTGCGCGCGACGGTTGCCGACCGCACCTCCGAACTCGTCGTGACCGCCATGGGCTTCCTCGGCGTGCCTTATCGCCGCGGCGGCAACGACGCCGATACAGGGTTTGACTGCAGCGGCTTCGTTCGTTCCATGTACGAGCGCACGGTCGGGCTGGTGCTGCCCCGCCTCGCCAGGGACCAGGCCGCCGCCACGCAGCCGATCGACAAGCGCGAATTGCAGCCGGGCGACCTGGTGTTCTTCAACACCATGAAGCGCGCTTTCAGCCACGTGGGCATCTACGTGGGCGAAGGCAAGTTCATCCATTCGCCCAAGCCGGGCGCGCAGGTGCGCGTGGAGGACATGCAGCAATCCTATTGGGCGCATCGCTTCGACGGGGCGAGGCGCGTACTGGCCTCCCAGGCGCAGGAGGCGGGCGCGAACTAG
- a CDS encoding hybrid sensor histidine kinase/response regulator: MIPTVLDSPAMRDDPASKEPRAEERQADIRLLCVEDNPDDVELMGLALERADPSRRYRLHRVDDATAFVEALAEEWDAILCDFNMPRFSPYAALQILVARKLTTPLVVVTRAIGEEAAVHVLRCGAKDYVTKDKLGTLPQIVERVMADRERVLEKERLGRELEAAYRRLKKLSARLVVAQERERNLISRELHDHLGQTLTGMVIHLHAAQRAADPETARRHTETAMDMAQGAVGQLKTLSFSLRPAQLDLLGLVAAAQSAVQRIAEPAGLAYAVTARGQEPAELGETASVALRIIQEAITNVVRHAQASLVSVRLRFLPQGRIGVLVVDDGVGFDKDALLDGQPSEKNVGLYGMIERTELAGGRLSIRTAPGRGVAVRAVL; the protein is encoded by the coding sequence ATGATCCCGACCGTCCTGGACAGCCCTGCGATGCGCGATGACCCGGCCAGCAAGGAACCGCGGGCCGAGGAGCGGCAGGCCGACATCCGGCTGCTGTGCGTCGAGGACAACCCCGACGACGTGGAACTCATGGGGCTGGCGCTGGAGCGCGCGGACCCGTCGCGCCGCTACCGCCTGCACCGCGTCGACGATGCGACCGCATTCGTCGAGGCGCTCGCCGAGGAATGGGACGCCATCCTGTGCGACTTCAACATGCCGCGCTTCTCGCCGTATGCGGCGCTGCAGATCCTGGTGGCCCGCAAGCTCACCACGCCGCTGGTCGTCGTGACCCGCGCCATCGGCGAAGAGGCGGCGGTGCACGTGCTGCGCTGCGGCGCCAAGGACTACGTCACGAAGGACAAGCTCGGCACGCTGCCGCAGATCGTCGAGCGGGTCATGGCCGACCGGGAGCGCGTGCTCGAGAAGGAGCGCCTGGGACGCGAGCTGGAGGCCGCTTACCGGCGGCTGAAGAAGCTGTCGGCAAGGCTGGTCGTCGCGCAGGAGCGCGAGCGCAACCTCATCTCGCGCGAGCTGCACGACCACCTGGGCCAGACGCTCACGGGCATGGTGATCCACCTGCACGCGGCGCAACGCGCGGCGGACCCGGAGACGGCCCGCCGGCACACCGAGACGGCGATGGACATGGCCCAGGGCGCGGTTGGGCAGCTGAAGACACTTTCGTTCTCATTGCGGCCGGCGCAGCTGGACCTGCTGGGCCTCGTGGCCGCTGCCCAGTCCGCCGTGCAGCGCATCGCCGAACCGGCGGGGCTCGCCTATGCGGTGACCGCGCGCGGCCAGGAACCCGCAGAGCTGGGGGAGACGGCGTCGGTGGCACTGCGGATCATCCAGGAAGCGATCACGAACGTGGTGCGCCACGCGCAGGCCTCGCTGGTGTCGGTGCGCCTGCGGTTCCTGCCACAAGGCCGGATCGGCGTGCTGGTTGTGGACGACGGTGTGGGATTTGACAAGGATGCGCTGCTGGACGGCCAGCCGAGCGAGAAGAACGTCGGCCTTTACGGCATGATCGAACGCACAGAACTCGCGGGTGGGCGACTGTCCATCCGCACGGCGCCCGGGCGGGGCGTCGCGGTCCGGGCGGTACTCTGA
- a CDS encoding isochorismatase family protein — translation MLLDADECQLVLVDYQERLLPAIHDGPAVLRNAVRLGKLAPLFGVPVWGTEENPQGLGPNVAEVRALCAKTLAKTHFSGCADGLVEMLRPPARQGGNARSLPKHLQKNAPETALQRPAVVIAGCEAHVCLMQTALDLLDEEFEVYVVTDACGSRTERNRDAAFDRLAGAGCELVTTEMVAFEWLRSSEHPAFRKVLELIK, via the coding sequence ATGTTGCTCGATGCGGACGAATGCCAGCTGGTGCTGGTGGACTACCAGGAACGCCTCCTGCCCGCCATCCATGACGGCCCGGCGGTGCTGCGCAACGCGGTGCGGCTGGGCAAGCTGGCGCCGCTGTTCGGGGTGCCGGTGTGGGGCACCGAAGAGAACCCGCAGGGCCTGGGGCCCAACGTCGCGGAAGTGCGCGCGCTGTGCGCGAAGACGCTGGCCAAGACGCATTTCAGCGGCTGCGCCGACGGGCTGGTCGAGATGCTGCGCCCACCCGCGCGCCAGGGCGGCAATGCGCGCAGCCTGCCCAAGCACCTGCAGAAGAACGCCCCCGAGACGGCCTTGCAACGCCCGGCCGTCGTGATCGCCGGCTGCGAGGCGCACGTGTGCCTGATGCAGACGGCGCTGGACCTGCTCGACGAGGAGTTCGAGGTGTACGTGGTGACCGACGCCTGCGGCTCGCGCACCGAGCGCAACCGGGACGCCGCCTTCGACCGGCTGGCGGGCGCCGGGTGCGAGCTCGTGACCACCGAGATGGTCGCGTTCGAGTGGCTGCGTTCGTCGGAACACCCGGCTTTCCGCAAGGTTCTGGAGCTCATCAAGTAG
- a CDS encoding PQQ-dependent sugar dehydrogenase gives MGLANASAQSLKAETVATGLDHPWAVAFLPDGRFLVTERPGAIRVVEAAGRIGPPLAGVPEVAAAGQGGLLDVVLDSGFASNRQIFLCYSEPGAGGNSTALARARLSADASRLEDLRVIFSQKPKVDSRQHFGCRIVEARDGTLFLTLGERNSRRADAQTLDNHHGKLVRIGKDGSVPKDNPFVGRSGALPEIWSYGHRNMQGAALAPDGTLWTHEHGPQGGDEINLPQPGHNYGWPVITYGENYGGGKIGDGITAKEGMEQPLHYWVPSIAPSGMAFLTSDRYGPAMKGNLFIGSLKFDYLARLEVANGKVVRETKALEVGDRVRDVRQGPDGLLYLVTDEARGKLIRVVPTP, from the coding sequence ATGGGCTTGGCGAACGCCTCGGCGCAGTCGTTGAAGGCCGAAACGGTGGCCACCGGGCTCGACCATCCATGGGCGGTGGCCTTCCTCCCGGACGGCCGGTTCCTGGTGACCGAGAGGCCCGGGGCCATTCGGGTCGTCGAAGCCGCCGGGCGCATCGGCCCGCCGCTCGCCGGCGTCCCCGAGGTCGCGGCAGCCGGGCAGGGCGGGCTGCTGGACGTGGTGCTCGACTCGGGCTTCGCCTCGAACCGGCAAATCTTCCTTTGCTATTCGGAGCCGGGGGCCGGCGGCAACAGCACCGCACTCGCACGGGCGCGGCTGTCGGCGGATGCGAGCCGCCTCGAAGACCTGCGCGTCATCTTCAGCCAGAAGCCGAAGGTCGACAGCCGGCAGCATTTCGGCTGTCGCATCGTCGAGGCGCGCGACGGCACGCTGTTCCTCACGCTCGGCGAGCGCAACAGCCGCCGCGCCGATGCGCAGACGCTGGACAACCACCACGGCAAGCTGGTGCGGATCGGCAAGGACGGCAGCGTCCCGAAGGACAACCCCTTCGTGGGCCGAAGCGGCGCGTTGCCGGAAATCTGGAGCTACGGCCACCGCAACATGCAGGGCGCGGCGCTTGCGCCTGACGGCACCCTGTGGACGCACGAGCATGGGCCCCAGGGCGGCGACGAGATCAACCTGCCGCAGCCCGGGCACAACTACGGCTGGCCCGTGATCACCTATGGCGAGAACTACGGTGGCGGCAAGATCGGCGACGGCATCACGGCGAAGGAAGGCATGGAGCAGCCGCTGCACTACTGGGTGCCATCCATCGCGCCGTCGGGGATGGCCTTCCTCACCAGCGACCGCTATGGGCCCGCGATGAAGGGCAACCTGTTCATCGGGTCGCTGAAGTTCGACTACCTCGCGCGGCTGGAGGTCGCGAACGGCAAGGTCGTGCGCGAGACGAAGGCGCTGGAGGTGGGCGACCGCGTGCGCGACGTGCGCCAGGGCCCCGACGGGCTGCTCTACCTGGTGACCGACGAGGCGCGCGGCAAATTGATCAGGGTCGTGCCTACGCCTTGA
- a CDS encoding propionate--CoA ligase, translated as MTRYADFHRRSLDDRDAFWAEQARLIDWKTPPRTICDDSRPPFTRWFAGGTTNLCHNAVDRHLKDRGDQPALVYVSTETDTERTYTYEQLFDEVNRAAAALKALGVGKGDRVLIYMPMVPQGVIAMLACARIGAIHSVVFGGFASVALASRIDDATPKAIVSADAGSRAGKVLAYKPLLDEAIRLSKHKPQSVLLVDRGLAPMERMPGRDHDWDAALGAQEGARVPCEWLDATDVSYILYTSGTTGRPKGVQRDVGGHAVALAASMKHIYCCKAGETYFAGSDIGWAVGHSYLVYGPLITGMTTLMYEGIPIRPDGGIWWRLVEKYKVNCMFTAPTAIRVLKKQDPAYLKQYDLSSLRTLFLAGEPLDEPTARWISEGLGVPVVDNYWQTETGWPILTIANGVERQRSKFGSPGVPMYGYDVKIVHEQTGEELKGHDEKGVVVIHGPTPPGFMQTVWGDDDRFVNTYWKTVPGKMVYSTFDWGIRDEDGYYYILGRTDDVINVAGHRLGTREIEESISSHPNIAEVAVVGVADQLKGQVAMAFAVPRDASAIADSAGRMKLEGEIMKVVDDQLGAVARPARVHFVNLLPKTRSGKLLRRAIQAVAEGRDPGDLTTIEDPAALQQVRDLLR; from the coding sequence ATGACACGCTATGCCGATTTCCACCGCCGCTCGCTCGACGACCGCGATGCTTTCTGGGCCGAACAGGCCCGGCTGATCGACTGGAAGACGCCGCCGCGCACGATCTGCGACGACAGCCGGCCGCCGTTCACACGCTGGTTCGCCGGCGGCACCACCAACCTGTGCCACAACGCGGTCGACCGGCACCTGAAAGACCGCGGCGACCAGCCGGCGCTGGTCTACGTGTCGACCGAGACGGACACCGAGCGCACGTACACCTACGAGCAGTTGTTCGACGAGGTGAACCGCGCCGCCGCCGCGCTGAAGGCGCTGGGCGTGGGCAAGGGCGATCGCGTCCTCATCTACATGCCGATGGTGCCCCAGGGCGTGATCGCGATGCTCGCATGCGCGCGCATCGGCGCCATCCACTCCGTCGTCTTCGGCGGCTTCGCATCCGTGGCGCTCGCCTCGCGCATCGACGACGCAACGCCGAAGGCGATCGTCAGCGCCGACGCCGGTTCACGCGCCGGCAAGGTGCTTGCGTACAAGCCCTTGCTCGACGAAGCGATCCGCCTTTCGAAGCACAAGCCCCAGTCCGTCCTGCTGGTGGACCGCGGCCTCGCGCCGATGGAACGCATGCCCGGGCGCGACCACGACTGGGACGCCGCGCTGGGCGCGCAGGAAGGCGCGCGCGTCCCGTGCGAGTGGCTGGACGCGACGGATGTCAGCTACATCCTGTACACCAGCGGCACCACCGGGCGGCCGAAGGGCGTGCAGCGCGACGTCGGCGGCCACGCGGTTGCGCTCGCGGCCAGCATGAAGCACATCTACTGCTGCAAGGCGGGCGAGACCTACTTCGCGGGCAGCGACATCGGCTGGGCAGTTGGCCACAGCTACCTGGTCTATGGGCCGCTGATCACGGGCATGACGACCCTGATGTACGAAGGGATCCCGATCCGCCCCGACGGGGGCATCTGGTGGCGGCTGGTCGAGAAGTACAAGGTGAACTGCATGTTCACCGCGCCGACGGCGATCCGCGTGCTCAAGAAACAGGACCCGGCCTACCTGAAGCAATACGACCTGTCCTCGCTGAGGACGCTGTTCCTTGCCGGCGAGCCGCTCGACGAACCGACGGCGCGGTGGATCAGCGAAGGGCTGGGCGTGCCCGTCGTCGACAACTATTGGCAGACCGAGACGGGTTGGCCGATCCTCACGATCGCCAACGGCGTGGAAAGGCAAAGGAGCAAGTTTGGCAGCCCCGGCGTGCCCATGTACGGTTACGACGTGAAGATCGTGCACGAGCAGACGGGCGAGGAGCTCAAGGGCCACGACGAGAAAGGGGTCGTCGTGATCCACGGGCCGACGCCGCCCGGCTTCATGCAGACCGTGTGGGGCGACGACGACCGGTTCGTCAACACGTACTGGAAGACGGTGCCCGGCAAGATGGTGTACAGCACCTTCGACTGGGGCATCCGCGACGAGGACGGCTACTACTACATCCTCGGGCGCACCGACGACGTGATCAACGTGGCGGGGCACCGCCTCGGCACGCGCGAAATCGAGGAGAGCATCTCCAGCCACCCGAACATCGCGGAAGTCGCGGTGGTCGGCGTGGCCGATCAGCTCAAGGGCCAGGTCGCGATGGCCTTCGCCGTGCCACGCGACGCGAGCGCGATCGCCGACAGCGCCGGTCGCATGAAACTCGAGGGCGAGATCATGAAGGTGGTCGATGACCAATTGGGTGCTGTCGCGCGTCCTGCGCGTGTGCACTTCGTGAACCTGCTGCCCAAGACGCGCAGCGGCAAGCTGCTGCGCCGCGCGATCCAGGCCGTCGCGGAAGGCCGCGACCCGGGCGACTTGACCACCATCGAAGACCCCGCCGCGCTGCAGCAGGTCCGCGACCTGCTGCGCTGA
- a CDS encoding FecR family protein has translation MRIPFKRRNAILILSLALAYPTLQAAAPAGVAQFTTGDAQLRRGADSSALSRGRTVESGDTISTGADGQAQVRFTDGSVVALRANSLFKITEYADTGDPKSDRYLVDFIRGGMRTITGLIGKRGRENYKVTTSTATIGIRGSAFNVEYGPDGTLLVSGEKDEIEVCTIACIGLKQGETARVVSNAEPPFRTNQRVSLKIPEPRQQPGVVANQVRHDGTNEVIPPAPSPTPAPPPPTSAPPSPTPAPSPAPTPAPTPAPTPGPTPAPTPAPTPGPTPAPTPAPTPGPTPAPTPAPTPGPTPAPTPAPTPAPTPAPTPAPTPAPTPAPTPAPTPAPTPAPTPAPTPAPTPAPTPAPTPAPTAAPGNNGNGVGNSGQGNQGNNGNSGNAGGGTAPGQAPAPTPAPTPAPTPGPSPAPTPAPTPAPGPGNGNGNGNAGNPPGQSPPPPAPTPAPTPAPTPGPSPAPTPAPTPAPGPGNGNGNGNAGNPPGQSPPPPAPTPAPTPAPTPGPSPAPTPAPTPAPGPGNGNGNGNGNAGNPPGQSPPPPAPTPAPTPAPTPAPTPGPTPAPTPAPTPAPTPAPGPGNGGGNGNGPPTTPPGQLPKSAPVNPAAMPPAPAPKTAPTVMPVPNGMRQAPR, from the coding sequence ATGCGTATCCCCTTCAAGCGAAGAAATGCGATCCTGATCCTGTCGCTGGCCCTGGCGTATCCGACGCTTCAGGCAGCTGCGCCGGCAGGGGTCGCGCAATTCACGACCGGCGACGCCCAGCTGCGGCGCGGCGCGGACTCGAGCGCGCTGTCGCGCGGCCGTACCGTCGAGAGCGGCGACACCATCTCCACCGGCGCCGACGGCCAGGCCCAGGTCCGCTTCACCGACGGCAGCGTCGTTGCGCTGCGAGCGAACTCGCTCTTCAAGATCACCGAATACGCCGACACCGGCGACCCGAAGTCGGACCGTTACCTCGTCGACTTCATCCGTGGCGGCATGCGCACCATCACCGGCCTGATCGGCAAGCGCGGCCGCGAGAACTACAAGGTCACGACCAGCACCGCCACGATCGGCATCCGCGGCTCGGCCTTCAACGTCGAATACGGCCCCGACGGCACGCTGCTCGTTTCCGGCGAGAAGGACGAGATCGAGGTTTGCACCATCGCCTGCATCGGCCTGAAGCAGGGCGAGACGGCCCGCGTCGTCAGCAACGCCGAACCGCCGTTCCGCACGAACCAGCGCGTGTCGCTGAAGATTCCCGAGCCCCGCCAGCAGCCCGGCGTGGTGGCCAACCAGGTGAGACATGACGGCACGAACGAGGTGATCCCGCCCGCGCCGTCGCCGACGCCCGCACCGCCGCCACCGACCTCCGCACCGCCCTCGCCCACGCCGGCGCCGAGCCCGGCACCCACGCCGGCCCCCACGCCCGCACCGACACCGGGACCGACGCCCGCGCCGACACCTGCTCCCACACCGGGACCGACGCCCGCGCCGACACCTGCTCCCACGCCGGGACCGACGCCCGCGCCGACACCTGCTCCGACGCCGGGACCGACGCCCGCGCCGACACCTGCTCCGACGCCCGCTCCGACGCCCGCACCGACGCCCGCACCGACGCCCGCACCGACGCCCGCACCGACGCCCGCACCGACGCCCGCACCGACGCCCGCACCGACGCCCGCACCGACGCCCGCACCGACGCCCGCGCCGACACCCGCGCCGACACCTGCACCAACAGCCGCGCCGGGCAACAACGGCAACGGCGTTGGCAATTCCGGCCAAGGCAACCAGGGCAACAACGGCAACAGCGGAAATGCCGGTGGCGGCACGGCCCCCGGCCAGGCCCCCGCGCCCACGCCTGCCCCCACGCCCGCGCCGACCCCGGGGCCATCGCCCGCACCGACACCCGCGCCCACGCCGGCCCCCGGCCCGGGCAACGGAAACGGCAATGGCAATGCAGGCAACCCGCCCGGCCAGTCGCCGCCCCCGCCCGCCCCGACTCCGGCACCCACGCCGGCGCCGACCCCTGGGCCATCGCCTGCACCGACACCTGCGCCGACGCCGGCGCCCGGCCCAGGCAACGGAAACGGCAATGGCAATGCAGGCAACCCGCCCGGCCAGTCGCCGCCGCCACCCGCCCCGACTCCGGCACCCACCCCGGCCCCGACTCCGGGGCCATCGCCCGCACCGACACCTGCGCCGACACCGGCGCCCGGCCCAGGCAACGGAAACGGCAATGGCAACGGCAACGCGGGCAACCCGCCCGGCCAGTCGCCGCCGCCGCCCGCCCCGACTCCGGCACCCACCCCGGCGCCAACGCCCGCCCCGACCCCGGGACCGACACCCGCACCGACGCCTGCGCCGACACCCGCGCCGACGCCGGCACCGGGTCCCGGCAACGGCGGAGGCAACGGCAACGGACCGCCGACGACGCCGCCCGGCCAGCTGCCGAAGTCGGCGCCGGTCAACCCGGCAGCAATGCCGCCCGCTCCGGCACCGAAGACGGCACCGACGGTGATGCCGGTGCCGAACGGGATGCGGCAGGCGCCGCGCTAG